In Streptomyces longhuiensis, the following proteins share a genomic window:
- a CDS encoding right-handed parallel beta-helix repeat-containing protein: protein MATPVEQWQPGMDLTAGRLESMNQRSSFMVTNYGADSSGSTDAAPGIQLALNAARDLGGAQVLVPPGVYLIGQTLRIYGNTRLTLMAGAEFRRNVAATMILNGDSGQTFGGYTGHSRIIIEGGLWNMRGTTPGLTGSAMCISIGHATDIVIRDLEIRDLPGFHGIELNSTTHGTISGCQFRGYVDPGGRDFSEAVQIDLAKSVGVFGGFGPYDHTPCEDILISGCHFGASGTAGTTAWPRGVGSHSATIGRWHRRIRIIGNSFEGILQYAVSAYNYEDCTIVGNTFVSCGGAVRLRVVILSDAEDTKDVNGNPTGASQNMRNIAVVGNTMRSGGGYDHAIIALGETSGTILNLSVVGNTIDGTTANQAGVRLDRVSRATVADNIIANTAGSGISTENQNNTILNGNVIWTSGAHGITMVTSDNSDILGNHIRDPASSGILVQGGSDVQIRDNFVDGANRVASSAYGIRVSTNPVAIAISGNKCRPGASATKAVRGLSISSGTGIHRYGNDMRGTWSGAGGNGIDDLSTSPNTTATDIG from the coding sequence TTGGCTACGCCTGTTGAGCAGTGGCAGCCCGGCATGGACCTCACGGCCGGCCGACTGGAGTCGATGAACCAGCGGTCATCGTTCATGGTCACCAACTACGGCGCTGACTCGTCCGGGAGCACCGACGCCGCGCCCGGGATCCAGCTCGCCCTGAATGCGGCCCGCGATTTGGGTGGCGCGCAGGTGCTGGTGCCGCCCGGGGTGTATCTGATCGGGCAGACGCTGCGGATCTACGGCAACACCAGGTTGACCCTGATGGCGGGCGCCGAGTTCCGGCGGAATGTGGCCGCGACGATGATCCTCAACGGTGACTCCGGGCAGACCTTCGGCGGGTACACGGGGCACTCTCGGATCATCATCGAGGGCGGCCTGTGGAACATGCGCGGGACGACCCCGGGGCTCACGGGTAGCGCGATGTGCATCTCGATCGGGCACGCCACGGACATCGTGATCCGCGACCTGGAGATCAGGGACTTGCCCGGGTTCCACGGGATCGAGCTCAACTCGACGACGCACGGGACGATCAGCGGCTGCCAGTTCAGGGGCTACGTCGACCCCGGAGGGAGGGACTTCTCTGAGGCCGTCCAGATTGACCTCGCCAAGAGCGTCGGCGTCTTCGGCGGCTTCGGTCCCTACGACCACACGCCGTGCGAAGACATTCTGATCTCGGGATGTCATTTCGGGGCGTCCGGCACCGCGGGCACGACCGCGTGGCCGCGCGGGGTGGGCTCGCACTCGGCGACGATCGGCCGCTGGCATCGCCGCATCCGGATCATCGGCAACAGCTTCGAGGGGATCCTCCAGTACGCGGTCAGCGCGTACAACTACGAGGACTGCACGATCGTCGGCAACACGTTCGTGTCCTGCGGCGGTGCCGTGCGTCTCCGCGTGGTGATCCTGTCCGATGCCGAGGACACCAAGGACGTCAACGGCAACCCCACGGGCGCCAGCCAGAACATGCGCAACATCGCCGTCGTCGGCAACACCATGCGATCCGGTGGCGGCTACGACCACGCGATCATCGCCCTCGGGGAAACGTCCGGGACGATCCTGAACCTCTCGGTCGTCGGGAACACGATCGACGGCACGACTGCCAATCAGGCCGGAGTGCGCCTCGACCGGGTGTCGCGCGCCACGGTCGCGGACAACATCATCGCGAACACGGCGGGCTCCGGGATCAGCACCGAGAACCAGAACAACACGATCTTGAACGGCAACGTGATCTGGACCTCGGGCGCGCACGGAATCACGATGGTGACCAGCGACAACAGCGACATCCTCGGCAACCACATCCGCGACCCCGCAAGCTCCGGGATCCTCGTGCAGGGCGGATCGGACGTCCAGATTCGCGATAATTTCGTTGACGGCGCGAACCGTGTGGCGTCGAGTGCCTACGGCATTCGCGTGTCGACGAACCCCGTGGCCATCGCCATCAGCGGCAACAAGTGCCGCCCTGGAGCCTCCGCGACCAAGGCGGTAAGAGGGCTGTCCATCTCCAGCGGCACCGGCATCCACCGCTACGGCAACGACATGCGCGGCACCTGGTCTGGCGCAGGCGGGAACGGCATCGACGACCTGTCGACGTCGCCGAACACCACCGCCACTGACATCGGGTAG
- a CDS encoding DUF7681 family protein: MQLDDIANRFAFHPAATPEKRTEHENVREDCRELAAEWNDRLPEGREKSLAITKLEEAMFWANAAIARTAEGNR, encoded by the coding sequence ATGCAGCTCGACGACATCGCCAATAGGTTCGCCTTCCATCCGGCGGCTACGCCGGAGAAGCGGACCGAGCACGAGAACGTGCGTGAGGACTGCCGCGAGCTCGCGGCCGAATGGAATGACCGGCTCCCCGAGGGGCGGGAGAAGTCGCTCGCCATCACGAAGCTGGAAGAGGCCATGTTCTGGGCCAACGCAGCCATCGCGCGCACTGCTGAGGGGAACCGCTGA
- a CDS encoding peptidoglycan recognition protein family protein — MAEPLTPDEFLSILRSEGVKTSEYAGWRGRERDAATGKAFGPVHMVLNHHTAGRNSRDTVAKYGVPGLPAPLAHIYLAKSGVATMCSAGRANHAGLMAVNAYNSFLNEKSSHPAPSRSSGTVDGNDVAYGIETENLGDGRDMYPREQYDAWVRINAALCRHYGWSAESCGDHKETSIEGKIDPKGPVEGYGTRGRFTYSGQQLRTDVAERLKHKASWSPGAARPYTVVDGDTLWSIAVHELGSGARYAEIKALNRLSSDTLSVGQKLTLPEK, encoded by the coding sequence ATGGCCGAGCCGCTGACCCCGGACGAGTTCCTGTCCATCCTCAGATCCGAGGGCGTCAAGACGTCCGAGTACGCCGGCTGGCGCGGCCGCGAACGCGACGCCGCGACCGGCAAGGCGTTCGGCCCGGTCCATATGGTCCTCAACCACCACACGGCCGGGCGGAACAGCCGTGACACCGTGGCGAAGTACGGCGTCCCCGGTCTGCCCGCCCCTCTTGCCCACATCTACCTCGCCAAGTCGGGCGTCGCGACGATGTGCAGCGCGGGCCGCGCGAACCATGCCGGGCTGATGGCGGTCAACGCCTACAACTCGTTCCTGAACGAGAAGAGCAGCCATCCGGCCCCGTCGCGATCGTCGGGCACGGTCGACGGCAACGACGTCGCGTACGGCATCGAGACGGAGAACCTCGGCGACGGCCGCGATATGTACCCGCGCGAGCAGTACGACGCGTGGGTGCGCATCAACGCGGCGCTCTGCCGGCACTACGGGTGGTCCGCGGAGTCGTGCGGTGACCACAAGGAGACGAGCATCGAGGGAAAGATCGATCCCAAGGGGCCCGTCGAGGGATACGGCACGCGCGGCCGATTCACCTACTCCGGCCAGCAGTTGCGCACGGACGTCGCCGAGCGGCTGAAGCACAAGGCCTCGTGGTCGCCGGGCGCCGCGCGCCCGTACACCGTCGTCGATGGCGACACCCTCTGGTCGATCGCCGTGCACGAACTCGGTAGCGGAGCCCGCTACGCGGAGATCAAGGCCCTCAACCGCCTCTCGTCCGACACCCTCAGCGTCGGCCAGAAGCTCACCCTCCCCGAGAAGTGA
- a CDS encoding holin has product MASSSAPIEKKVKASTAVSYLASLAGLAILGGITDDPSLISGMPDALEPFVLALVPAAASWIAGWAAPHTPRSDA; this is encoded by the coding sequence ATGGCTTCGTCCTCAGCTCCGATCGAGAAGAAGGTCAAGGCGTCCACCGCGGTGTCGTACCTGGCGAGCCTCGCCGGGCTCGCGATCCTCGGCGGTATCACCGACGACCCCTCCCTGATCTCCGGCATGCCGGACGCCCTGGAGCCCTTCGTGCTCGCCCTGGTCCCGGCCGCCGCGTCATGGATCGCCGGGTGGGCGGCCCCGCACACGCCACGCTCGGACGCCTGA
- a CDS encoding collagen-like protein, protein MLAAALLVLSGALVLVWLRIDAESSARKEAIAEANLRGDAVTTLAEDVRILRKQVKAEGGTPAAPDPSRAVDNLPDRVGDPVLVPGPRGPQGAPGKPAPTITPSPGPQGAPGADSTVPGPPGADSTVPGPSGPPGPVGQDGKDGTDGTDGTTQCPDGYTWQAPADDPDALVCRKAGAPPPEQPAPEDTPPTAAGLDPQRRQYA, encoded by the coding sequence ATGCTCGCCGCGGCACTGCTCGTCCTCTCCGGCGCACTCGTCTTGGTGTGGCTTCGCATCGACGCCGAGTCGTCTGCCCGTAAAGAGGCGATCGCCGAGGCGAACCTGCGGGGCGACGCGGTGACGACCCTCGCGGAGGACGTGCGGATACTGCGGAAGCAGGTCAAGGCGGAAGGCGGAACCCCGGCGGCGCCGGATCCGTCCCGGGCGGTCGACAATCTCCCTGACCGCGTCGGGGATCCCGTGCTCGTGCCTGGGCCGAGAGGCCCGCAAGGCGCACCGGGGAAGCCAGCGCCGACGATCACTCCTTCTCCGGGGCCGCAGGGTGCGCCTGGCGCCGACTCGACGGTGCCCGGTCCACCTGGCGCCGACTCGACCGTGCCCGGCCCGTCCGGTCCGCCTGGCCCCGTGGGGCAGGACGGAAAGGATGGGACGGACGGCACCGACGGGACGACGCAGTGCCCTGACGGCTACACCTGGCAGGCCCCAGCCGACGACCCCGATGCGTTGGTCTGCCGCAAGGCCGGGGCTCCGCCGCCGGAGCAGCCAGCGCCGGAGGACACGCCGCCGACCGCGGCCGGCCTGGATCCGCAGCGACGCCAGTACGCATGA
- a CDS encoding DUF6879 family protein — protein MTRRLWKVGTNSGNNGCPTLYEIPGTDRYVVQGDRVTDTGELDQLDNLTLEEGAVTVPRELLANFGPKEPVHVPQFITFDEFDGMFTSLKHSAWRLETRRRYASDEGTDTYAQFLAEGRVDWDLDDPWCVERRDQKALGKRFERVRILDEPQTEGQRYLLDNARRNTAAGEEIRVISRALADEHRLPAEDFWIFDSRVVALLHFDDADQMTGVELITNPVDVVRYEQIREAAWHYAVPYDQA, from the coding sequence ATGACCCGACGACTGTGGAAGGTCGGCACCAACTCCGGCAACAACGGATGCCCCACCCTCTACGAGATCCCCGGCACCGACCGGTACGTCGTCCAGGGCGACCGCGTCACCGACACAGGCGAACTCGACCAGCTCGACAACCTCACCCTCGAAGAGGGCGCAGTCACGGTGCCGCGTGAGCTGCTCGCCAACTTCGGCCCCAAGGAGCCCGTGCACGTGCCGCAGTTCATCACCTTCGACGAGTTCGACGGCATGTTCACCAGCCTCAAGCACTCCGCGTGGAGGCTGGAGACCCGCCGCCGCTACGCCTCCGACGAGGGCACCGACACCTACGCCCAGTTCCTCGCCGAAGGACGCGTCGACTGGGACCTCGACGACCCGTGGTGCGTGGAGCGCCGCGACCAGAAGGCTCTCGGTAAGCGCTTTGAGCGCGTGCGGATCCTTGACGAGCCGCAGACCGAGGGCCAGCGCTACCTCCTCGACAACGCCCGCCGCAACACGGCGGCAGGCGAGGAGATCCGCGTCATCTCCCGCGCCCTCGCCGATGAGCATCGGCTGCCCGCAGAGGACTTCTGGATCTTCGACTCGCGCGTCGTCGCTCTCCTCCACTTCGATGACGCCGACCAGATGACCGGCGTCGAACTCATCACCAACCCCGTCGACGTCGTCCGGTACGAGCAGATCCGCGAA